From one Gadus morhua chromosome 8, gadMor3.0, whole genome shotgun sequence genomic stretch:
- the LOC115548721 gene encoding tubulin beta-2A chain: MREIVHIQAGQCGNQIGAKFWEVISDEHGIDPTGSYQGDSDLQLERINVYYNEASGSKFVPRAILVDLEPGTMDSVRSGPFGQLFRPDNFVFGQSGAGNNWAKGHYTEGAELVDSVLDVVRKESENCDCLQGFQLTHSLGGGTGSGLGTLLISKIREEYPDRIMVTFSVMPSPKVSDTVVEPYNATLSVHQLVENTDETFSIDNEALYDICFRTLKLTTPTYGDLNHLVSATMSGVTTCLRFPGQLNADLRKLAVNMVPFPRLHFFMPGFAPLTSRGSQQYRALSVPELTQQMFDAKNMMAACDPRHGRYLTVAAIFRGRMSMKEVDEQMLSVQNKNSSYFVEWIPNNVKTAVCDIPPRGLKMSATFIGNSTAIQELFRRISEQFTAMFRRKAFLHWYTGEGMDEMEFTEAESNMNDLVSEYQQYQDATADEMGEYEEDELEDEEEEQQDVRH; this comes from the exons ATGAGGGAAATCGTCCACATCCAGGCAGGCCAGTGCGGAAATCAGATCGGGGCGAAG TTCTGGGAAGTTATAAGTGACGAACACGGCATCGACCCTACTGGTAGCTACCAAGGTGACAGCGACCTGCAGCTCGAGCGAATAAACGTCTACTATAATGAGGCGTCAG GCAGCAAATTTGTCCCCCGTGCGATCCTGGTGGATTTGGAACCAGGCACCATGGACTCAGTGCGATCCGGTCCCTTTGGACAGCTCTTTCGACCCGACAACTTTGTCTTTG GTCAGAGTGGAGCAGGAAACAACTGGGCCAAGGGCCACTACACGGAGGGTGCTGAACTGGTGGACTCCGTCCTGGACGTGGTGAGGAAGGAGTCTGAGAACTGCGACTGCCTGCAGGGCTTCCAGCTCACACACTCCCTGGGCGGGGGAACGGGCTCCGGCCTGGGCACCCTGCTCATCAGCAAGATCCGCGAGGAGTACCCCGACCGCATCATGGTGACCTTCAGCGTCATGCCCTCGCCCAAGGTGTCCGACACGGTGGTGGAGCCCTACAACGCCACGCTCTCCGTGCACCAGCTGGTGGAGAACACCGACGAGACCTTCAGCATCGACAACGAGGCCCTCTACGACATCTGCTTCCGCACGCTCAAGCTGACCACGCCCACCTACGGAGACCTCAACCACCTGGTGTCGGCCACCATGAGCGGCGTCACCACCTGCCTGCGCTTCCCCGGGCAGCTCAACGCCGACCTCCGCAAGCTGGCCGTCAACATGGTGCCTTTCCCCCGCCTGCACTTCTTCATGCCCGGCTTCGCCCCGCTCACCAGCCGAGGCAGCCAGCAGTACCGCGCCCTGTCCGTGCCCGAGCTCACGCAGCAGATGTTCGACGCCAAGAACATGATGGCGGCGTGCGACCCCCGCCACGGACGCTACCTGACCGTGGCGGCCATCTTCCGCGGTCGCATGTCCATGAAGGAGGTGGACGAGCAGATGCTGAGCGTGCAGAACAAGAACAGCAGCTACTTCGTGGAGTGGATCCCCAACAACGTGAAGACGGCCGTGTGCGACATCCCGCCACGGGGACTCAAGATGTCGGCCACCTTCATCGGAAACAGCACGGCCATCCAGGAGCTGTTCCGCAGGATCTCCGAGCAGTTCACCGCCATGTTCCGCCGCAaggccttcctccactggtacACGGGCGAGGGCATGGACGAGATGGAGTTCACCGAGGCGGAGAGCAACATGAACGACCTGGTGTCCGAGTACCAGCAGTACCAGGACGCCACGGCCGACGAGATGGGCGAGTACGAAGAGGACGagctggaggatgaggaggaagagcagcaggaCGTTCGCCACTGA